In Pyrus communis chromosome 1, drPyrComm1.1, whole genome shotgun sequence, the following are encoded in one genomic region:
- the LOC137737416 gene encoding protein arginine N-methyltransferase 1.5-like, with protein MPLGERAGDKSESRYCGVETEFNDDMPHVLAFNLSHGSFDFVLAPLMDPAYRPSLMQKDNGVSGVLPFAGSDLVLSPSQWSGHVVGKVSSWIDLDSEDEILRCDSETTLKQEIAWASHLSLQACLLPAPKGKSCANYARCVNQLLQGLSSTQLWLRLPLVKSDSETMDVNTDTSDDSWEIWNSFRLLCEHHSQLSVALDVLSSLPSVSSLGRWFGESVRAAIFSTDCFLTNSRGYPCLSKRHQNLVHGLFNHSMQIVLSGEPVHSLPKINSHIAANDNDNNVDGVQKHPLRPYLDYVGYLYQRMDPLPEQERLEIGYRDYLQSPLQPLMDNLEAQTYETFEKDTMKYIQYQRAICKALQDRVPDDKASSVTTVLMVVGAGRGPLVRASLQAAEETGCKLKVYAVEKNPNAVVTLHSLVKLEGWENVVSIISCDMRYWDAPEKADILVSELLGSFGDNELSPECLDGAQRLLKDDGISIPSSYTSFIQPVTASKLYNDVKSHKDIAHFETAYVVKLHNIARLAPPQPVFTFDHPNRSTDKSNNRYTKLQFGITSDTGSAMIHGFAGYFDATLYKEVHLGIEPSTSTPNMFSWFPIFFPLRTPITLSPGASLEVHFWRCCRPTKVWYEWCVASPSSSPIHNSNGRSYWVGL; from the exons ATGCCACTCGGGGAAAGAGCCGGCGACAAGAGCGAGTCTCGGTACTGCGGCGTGGAGACCGAGTTCAACGATGACATGCCCCACGTCCTCGCTTTCAATCTCTCCCATGGCTCCTTCGATTTCGTCCTCGCTCCTCTG ATGGATCCTGCTTATCGACCAAGCTTAATGCAAAAAGACAATGGTGTTTCTGGTGTTCTTCCATTTGCTGGGTCAGACTTGGTTTTGAGTCCTTCCCAATGGAGCGGTCATGTCGTCG GAAAGGTTAGCTCATGGATTGACTTAGATTCAGAAGATGAGATCCTCCGGTGCGATTCAGAAACTACTTTGAAGCAAGAGATAGCATGGGCTTCTCATTTGTCCCTGCAG GCATGCCTTCTTCCAGCTCCAAAGGGGAAATCCTGTGCTAATTATGCACGATGTGTAAATCAGCTTTTACAGGGCCTAAGCAGTACGCAG TTGTGGTTGCGGCTTCCATTGGTCAAGTCAGACAGTGAAACCATGGATGTGAACACTGATACCTCG GATGATTCTTGGGAGATTTGGAATTCATTTCGTCTGCTATGTGAACATCACAGTCAGTTATCAGTTGCTCTTGATGTTTT GAGTTCACTACCTTCTGTAAGCTCTCTTGGACGCTGGTTTGGGGAATCTGTTAGAGCAGCCATATTCAGTACTGAT TGCTTTCTAACAAATTCCCGAGGCTATCCATGTCTGTCAAAGCGCCACCAGAATCTTGTTCATGGGCTTTTCAATCATTCTATGCAG ATAGTTCTATCAGGAGAACCAGTGCATAGTCTTCCCAAGATAAATTCACATATAGCTGCCAATGATAATGATAATAATGTTGATG GTGTCCAGAAACATCCGTTGAGGCCGTATTTGGATTATGTTGGCTATCTCTACCAGAGGATGGATCCCCTTCCGGAGCAAGAACGGCTTGAG ATTGGTTACAGGGATTACTTGCAGTCACCCTTACAG CCTCTCATGGATAATCTAGAAGCTCAAACCTATGAGACATTTGAGAAGGACACAATGAAATATATTCAG TACCAAAGAGCAATTTGTAAAGCTTTACAGGACAGGGTTCCAGATGACAAGGCATCTTCAGTAACTACT GTATTGATGGTTGTAGGAGCAGGACGTGGACCTCTTGTAAGGGCATCATTGCAG GCAGCTGAAGAAACTGGGTGCAAGCTTAAAGTCTACGCTGTCGAAAAAAATCCAAATGCAGTTGTTACACTTCAT AGCTTGGTTAAACTGGAGGGGTGGGAAAACGTTGTTTCCATAATATCATGTGATATGCGTTACTGGGATGCTCCAGAGAAAGCTGACATTTTG GTTAGTGAATTGTTGGGTTCTTTTGGTGATAACGAGCTGTCTCCTGAGTGCCTTGATGGAGCTCAGAGACTTTTGAAGGATGATGGAATCTCAATACCTTCATC GTACACGAGTTTTATCCAACCGGTGACTGCTTCAAAGCTTTACAATGAT GTTAAGTCGCACAAAGATATTGCACACTTCGAAACTGCTTATGTTGTTAAATTGCACAACATTGCAAGACTTGCTCCTCCTCAACCT GTGTTCACGTTTGATCATCCAAATCGCTCAACTGACAAAAGCAATAACCGGTACACGAAGTTGCAGTTTGGAATAACAAGTGATACTGGCTCAGCCATGATTCATG GATTTGCTGGCTATTTTGATGCAACACTATACAAAGAAGTTCATCTTGGTATTGAACCATCAACATCAACACCAAACATGTTTAGCTG GTTCCCAATATTTTTCCCGCTAAGGACACCAATTACGCTTAGTCCTGGCGCTTCTCTTGAAGTACATTTCTGGCGGTGTTGTCGTCCTACAAAG GTTTGGTACGAATGGTGCGTGGCTTCGCCCTCCAGTTCGCCTATTCACAACAGCAACGGACGTTCATACTGGGTTGGGCTCTAG